The Methylacidimicrobium sp. B4 genome contains a region encoding:
- a CDS encoding transglutaminase family protein: MTLYRLHHTTVYDYTEDAVVLGTHFLHLLPRERPGQAVLAAQLDISPTPDSRRDEIDHFGNLTTTVSITGAHREFRVAMSATVEVGQPAPPASTPPWEEIAARGLGDVDLAEFCLPSALATPDAEIAAYAARSFPAGRSIRDALLDLNGRLHADMTYEPGATGSATTASQAFAGRRGVCQDYAHLMLACLRALGLPARYVSGYLRTQPPPGQDKLRGADQSHAWISAWAGPEAGWIDLDPTNRLLVRDEHVTLAWGRDFHDVSPLRGIIVGGGRHTVQVQVDLDPLLLPL; this comes from the coding sequence ATGACCCTCTACCGGCTCCACCACACCACGGTCTACGACTATACCGAGGACGCGGTGGTCCTGGGCACCCATTTCCTCCATCTCCTGCCGCGCGAGCGTCCCGGCCAGGCCGTCCTCGCCGCCCAGCTCGACATCTCCCCGACTCCCGACAGCCGCCGGGACGAGATCGATCACTTCGGGAACTTGACCACGACCGTCTCGATTACCGGGGCGCACCGGGAGTTCCGGGTAGCGATGAGCGCCACGGTCGAAGTCGGCCAGCCGGCCCCTCCCGCCTCGACCCCGCCCTGGGAGGAGATCGCCGCCCGCGGCCTCGGCGACGTCGATCTGGCCGAGTTCTGCTTGCCGAGCGCGCTCGCGACACCCGATGCGGAGATCGCGGCCTATGCCGCCAGGAGCTTCCCGGCGGGCCGATCGATTCGGGATGCGCTGCTCGACCTCAACGGGCGCCTCCACGCCGACATGACCTACGAGCCCGGGGCGACCGGCAGCGCCACCACCGCCTCCCAGGCGTTCGCCGGCCGCCGGGGCGTCTGCCAGGACTACGCCCACCTCATGCTCGCCTGCCTCCGCGCGCTCGGGCTTCCGGCGCGCTACGTCTCGGGCTACCTGCGCACCCAGCCGCCGCCGGGGCAGGACAAGCTCCGGGGGGCCGATCAGTCGCACGCATGGATTTCCGCGTGGGCCGGACCGGAGGCGGGCTGGATCGACCTCGACCCGACCAACCGCCTGCTGGTCCGGGACGAGCATGTGACCCTCGCCTGGGGACGCGACTTCCATGACGTCTCTCCCCTGCGGGGCATCATCGTGGGTGGCGGACGCCACACGGTACAGGTCCAGGTCGATCTCGACCCGCTCCTGCTCCCGCTCTGA
- a CDS encoding circularly permuted type 2 ATP-grasp protein — protein MAAVRQLGPEELARRATALNRLTDLAGPFGDAPRSIYDPLPVLLTASEFSGLEAAVRGRARLLGLVLEDLYGPQSLLRRGQIPPALVLGQGRFLRGLHTRAPLAAPRLSLYAADLIRTPDNRFRLLRDHAGAISGLGHALSLRRLAAGILPELFPAGGLRSLRPAREMLVDHLYREAEGRLVAVLSASTASRPSPEAVDEALLARSLGLLRIEPGDLATRNGGLHMKTLSGLLPIATLIRGISGVDLDPLEQGGRPARGVPGAFGALRAGVLTMWNAPGTALVEAAELLPFLDQLCEPLLGEGPLLLRATEEDRALASQAPFADNQATTAAPIAFRLFAWNDGTEWRVLPGGLGLPLEASGPDTPSPGLKDLWVLESEEDSYIVGPPPVEPPDLGPFLAAAHLPSRLADNLFWLGRSVERLEAACRLLMLALPRLESGTSLPRDIAERTLLIHCLARAGLLSADIAGGAVSGRLLRQTLARGRPIGGLVKEVDRLVNVSSERLSPSMLATVRFALRQAADSLPNEETALPMLLSFAATFAGIAAENMSRDGGWLFLEMGRRLERGETMAESFAILLDAPPERLEPGMALSIELADSVLSYDLRHAGILSPGPVLSMVLADLFNPRSLAFQCAALRACLERLGADDDAETVHQLQREVTNLVGVASGLGEPLREAAAKLRLLSDRMHRRFFALLPEAHALEENEVREPAP, from the coding sequence ATGGCGGCCGTCCGCCAGTTGGGGCCGGAGGAGCTCGCTCGCCGCGCGACCGCGCTCAACCGCCTGACCGACCTGGCCGGACCGTTCGGCGATGCGCCACGCTCCATCTACGATCCGCTGCCGGTCTTGCTGACCGCCAGCGAGTTTTCGGGGCTCGAGGCGGCGGTCCGAGGGCGGGCCCGCCTGCTGGGCCTGGTGCTCGAAGATCTCTACGGGCCCCAGAGCCTCCTCCGCCGGGGCCAGATTCCCCCCGCGCTCGTGCTCGGGCAGGGCCGGTTTCTGCGCGGCCTCCATACTCGGGCCCCCCTGGCGGCGCCCCGCCTTTCCCTCTACGCCGCCGACCTGATCCGCACCCCCGACAACCGGTTCCGACTCCTCCGGGATCATGCGGGGGCGATCTCGGGCCTCGGCCATGCGCTGAGCCTCCGCCGCCTGGCTGCGGGCATTCTTCCGGAGCTCTTTCCCGCTGGCGGCTTGCGCTCCCTGCGCCCGGCGCGCGAGATGCTGGTCGACCATCTCTACCGCGAAGCCGAGGGACGGCTCGTCGCCGTACTTTCCGCCAGCACCGCCTCGCGCCCGAGCCCGGAAGCGGTCGACGAGGCCCTCCTCGCCCGCTCCCTCGGGCTCCTGCGGATCGAGCCGGGCGACCTCGCCACGCGCAACGGCGGCTTGCACATGAAGACGCTGAGCGGCCTGCTTCCGATCGCCACCTTGATCCGCGGGATCTCCGGGGTCGACCTCGATCCGCTCGAGCAGGGCGGACGGCCGGCCCGGGGCGTCCCGGGCGCCTTCGGTGCCCTCCGCGCCGGGGTCCTGACCATGTGGAATGCCCCTGGGACGGCCCTGGTGGAGGCGGCGGAGCTCCTCCCCTTCCTCGACCAGCTCTGCGAGCCCTTGCTGGGCGAGGGTCCGCTGCTCTTGCGCGCCACCGAGGAGGATCGGGCGCTCGCCTCGCAGGCGCCTTTCGCTGACAACCAGGCCACCACCGCGGCCCCGATCGCCTTTCGGCTCTTCGCCTGGAATGACGGGACGGAGTGGCGGGTCTTGCCCGGCGGGCTCGGCCTGCCGCTCGAAGCTTCCGGGCCAGACACCCCCTCACCCGGTTTGAAGGATCTCTGGGTGCTCGAGTCGGAGGAAGACTCCTACATCGTCGGGCCTCCCCCGGTGGAACCGCCCGATCTTGGACCCTTCCTCGCCGCCGCCCACCTCCCCTCGCGGCTGGCCGACAACCTCTTCTGGCTCGGCCGCTCGGTCGAGCGGCTGGAGGCCGCCTGCCGCCTGCTCATGCTCGCCCTGCCGCGCCTCGAGTCGGGCACCTCGCTGCCGCGCGACATCGCCGAGCGCACCCTCCTCATCCATTGCCTCGCCCGGGCCGGGCTTTTGTCCGCCGACATCGCCGGGGGCGCCGTCTCAGGACGGCTGCTGCGCCAGACCCTGGCGCGCGGCCGGCCGATCGGAGGGCTAGTCAAGGAGGTCGACCGGCTGGTCAATGTTTCCTCCGAGCGGCTCTCGCCCTCGATGCTGGCCACGGTCCGCTTTGCCCTTCGGCAAGCGGCCGACAGCCTCCCCAACGAGGAGACCGCACTCCCCATGCTGCTCAGCTTCGCGGCCACCTTTGCGGGCATTGCGGCCGAGAACATGTCCCGCGATGGTGGATGGCTCTTCCTCGAAATGGGTCGGCGGCTCGAGCGCGGAGAGACGATGGCGGAGAGCTTCGCCATCCTGCTCGACGCCCCGCCCGAAAGGCTCGAGCCGGGGATGGCGCTGAGCATCGAGCTGGCCGATTCGGTCTTGAGCTACGATCTGCGCCACGCGGGCATCCTCTCTCCCGGCCCCGTGCTCTCGATGGTCCTGGCCGACCTCTTCAACCCACGTTCGCTCGCCTTCCAGTGCGCAGCGCTGCGCGCCTGCCTCGAGCGCCTGGGCGCCGACGACGACGCGGAGACCGTCCACCAGCTGCAACGGGAGGTCACTAACCTGGTCGGTGTCGCCTCCGGCCTGGGCGAGCCTCTGCGGGAGGCGGCCGCCAAGCTCCGCCTCCTCTCCGACCGGATGCACCGGCGCTTCTTTGCGCTGCTGCCCGAAGCGCACGCCCTCGAGGAAAACGAAGTCCGCGAGCCTGCGCCATGA
- a CDS encoding DUF4912 domain-containing protein, with product MTSRKTTPRRQPTRSKPATRPAAAAPRKGTSRSRPPADPVVTLEPMIAGGNGPAALAPVDPPTGLPTPATEAGSPRLYLVARGPESLFAYWNWSEERLAAVAREADDGCVLLRLRRADGTIREEHALPPGCRNWYFSLPEGGERFSVELGAYRAQGARRLFRPFGSSPSVTLPRFAPSERSDQTLVTLPPRIPFGRLAEEIAPLARPGERVAETLARLQQAPGEGPSPVSPELLSRWTADWAASQTAGSFGGSPSSLGLVSWPGSFPWPGSVTALPGSLAWPGAAIGWPGSFAWPGSFAWPASWAFSPFGASWGLPPGIGRERGFFLHVNAELILYGGTDPKARVTVLGEPIQLEPDGTFRYHFLLPDGSYRIPIEALSPDKVETRGATLSFLRQSDYQGKVDATPQPPLPPEPLGRIRG from the coding sequence ATGACCTCGCGCAAGACAACCCCCCGTCGGCAGCCTACTCGCTCGAAACCGGCCACGCGCCCGGCTGCGGCGGCTCCTCGCAAGGGCACCTCCCGATCCAGGCCCCCGGCCGATCCGGTCGTCACGCTCGAGCCCATGATCGCTGGGGGGAACGGACCGGCAGCTTTGGCCCCGGTCGATCCCCCCACCGGCCTCCCGACCCCGGCGACCGAAGCCGGCTCCCCTCGCCTCTATCTCGTCGCTCGAGGACCCGAGTCCCTCTTCGCCTACTGGAACTGGTCCGAAGAACGCCTGGCCGCCGTCGCCCGCGAGGCCGACGACGGCTGCGTCCTCCTCCGGCTCCGGCGGGCCGACGGGACGATTCGTGAGGAGCATGCTCTTCCGCCCGGCTGTCGGAACTGGTACTTTTCGCTCCCGGAGGGCGGAGAGCGCTTCTCGGTCGAGCTCGGCGCCTACCGCGCCCAGGGGGCCCGGAGGCTCTTTCGCCCCTTCGGCTCTTCCCCGTCGGTCACCCTGCCCCGTTTCGCGCCTTCGGAGCGGAGCGACCAGACCCTGGTCACCCTCCCTCCGCGAATCCCCTTCGGCCGGCTGGCCGAGGAGATCGCCCCCCTCGCCCGTCCGGGCGAGCGGGTCGCCGAAACCCTGGCCCGCCTGCAGCAGGCGCCGGGCGAAGGTCCTTCTCCGGTCTCCCCCGAGCTTCTCTCCCGCTGGACGGCGGACTGGGCCGCCTCGCAGACCGCCGGAAGCTTTGGAGGCAGCCCTTCGAGCCTTGGCCTCGTTTCCTGGCCCGGCTCTTTCCCTTGGCCCGGCTCGGTGACCGCTTTGCCGGGCTCCCTTGCCTGGCCAGGTGCGGCGATCGGCTGGCCGGGCAGCTTCGCCTGGCCCGGCTCCTTCGCCTGGCCGGCCTCCTGGGCCTTCAGCCCCTTCGGGGCTTCCTGGGGGCTTCCGCCCGGGATCGGCCGCGAGCGGGGCTTCTTCCTCCACGTCAACGCAGAGCTCATCCTCTACGGGGGAACCGATCCCAAGGCACGGGTCACCGTGCTCGGGGAGCCGATCCAGCTTGAGCCCGACGGCACCTTCCGCTACCACTTCCTCCTTCCCGACGGAAGCTACCGCATCCCGATCGAAGCGCTCTCCCCAGACAAGGTGGAGACCCGCGGGGCGACCCTCTCCTTCCTTCGGCAGAGCGACTACCAGGGGAAGGTCGACGCCACCCCGCAGCCTCCGCTCCCGCCCGAGCCCTTGGGACGCATTCGCGGCTGA
- a CDS encoding DUF6209 family protein, with protein MIPRPFGNLPPRITFTADFHELVRGNFQPGQTVTLRYDPRRIVPAEEHYIFGDPAHRITAHLRFPPTDVVSVTPLYSPSGMLTSPDYDETGDGSVLVGHAAIPAGAREMAAWFEYESPHGPKRYDSDFGHNFHFGFPSLQVELRQADVRDGVFTAQVAASPEVGRIVLHWRIVGQEAAGPKEIDLGRTDHRNDAGWPIWETEPIQVPRDAVVRLKLYYWTDGERYKDDNDGLYYSTARTEESVPPPPPALERAVREWTQRLSARVGRVGE; from the coding sequence ATGATCCCGCGACCTTTCGGCAACTTGCCGCCCCGCATTACCTTCACGGCCGACTTCCACGAGCTGGTCAGGGGCAATTTCCAGCCGGGGCAAACTGTGACCTTGCGCTACGATCCCAGGCGCATCGTGCCGGCAGAGGAGCACTACATCTTCGGCGACCCCGCCCACCGGATCACGGCGCATCTCCGCTTTCCGCCCACCGACGTGGTCAGCGTCACTCCGCTGTACTCCCCGTCCGGAATGCTGACCTCTCCCGACTATGACGAGACCGGCGACGGAAGCGTATTGGTCGGCCATGCCGCGATTCCCGCGGGAGCGCGCGAAATGGCCGCCTGGTTCGAATATGAAAGCCCCCACGGCCCGAAGCGCTACGACAGCGATTTCGGCCACAATTTCCATTTCGGGTTCCCGTCGCTCCAGGTCGAGCTGCGGCAAGCGGACGTTCGGGACGGCGTTTTCACCGCACAGGTTGCTGCCTCGCCCGAGGTCGGGCGGATCGTCCTGCATTGGCGCATCGTAGGCCAGGAGGCCGCCGGGCCGAAGGAGATCGATCTCGGGCGCACCGACCACCGCAACGACGCCGGCTGGCCGATTTGGGAGACGGAGCCGATCCAGGTCCCCAGGGATGCGGTCGTAAGGCTAAAGCTCTATTATTGGACCGATGGCGAGCGCTACAAGGACGATAACGACGGCCTCTACTATTCGACGGCTCGGACGGAGGAATCCGTTCCGCCTCCGCCTCCCGCGCTGGAGAGGGCGGTTCGGGAGTGGACCCAGCGGTTGTCGGCCCGCGTCGGGCGAGTTGGCGAATGA
- a CDS encoding glycoside hydrolase family 57 protein has translation METQGYLSILLHGHLPFVRHPEHEEFFEEDWLFEAITECYLPLLAVLEGLLRDGIDFRLTLSLSPTLCAMLGDPLLQRRYRLHLERLLELACRESDRTIFSPPFPELARFYRTRLEEAHAAYVDRYRADLPGAFRRISDTGKLELISCGATHGYLPLLAETPEAVRAQILIARDSHRALFGEGPRGFWLPECAYDPGIEAYLREAEIRWFVVDTHGLLFADPRPRMGFYAPVYTPHGPAAFARDVDSSREVWSASEGYPGDFDYREFYRDIGFELDYDYLRPYLLPTGERKFLGIKYYRITGATQDKEPYSPEAARAKAALHAEDFLAKRRRQVASLREEGLPLPPIILAPYDAELFGHWWYEGPQFLDFLFREIASDPGSLSPITPSEYLERHPTQQLAQPASSSWGWRGHSEVWLDGVNDWIYPHLHEGARRLVVQARRHNSHRKPPERLLRQAARELLLAQASDWAFLLKTGTASSYAKRRTETHLYRLDRLCGQLENGSRDLDFLRECERRDNLFPDLDWRYFA, from the coding sequence ATGGAGACCCAGGGTTACCTGTCGATTCTTCTTCACGGCCATCTCCCGTTCGTCCGCCACCCCGAGCATGAGGAGTTCTTCGAGGAGGACTGGCTCTTCGAGGCGATCACCGAGTGCTATCTCCCGCTCCTTGCGGTCCTCGAGGGGCTCCTGCGCGACGGGATCGACTTCCGGCTCACCCTCTCGCTCTCGCCCACCCTCTGCGCGATGCTCGGCGACCCCCTCCTCCAAAGACGCTACCGGCTCCACCTCGAGCGGCTGCTCGAGCTCGCCTGCCGCGAATCGGACCGGACGATCTTCTCTCCCCCTTTCCCCGAGCTCGCCCGCTTCTACCGGACCCGGCTCGAAGAGGCCCACGCGGCCTACGTCGATCGGTACCGGGCCGACCTCCCGGGCGCCTTCCGGCGGATCTCCGACACGGGGAAGCTCGAGCTGATCAGCTGCGGGGCGACCCACGGCTACCTCCCGCTCCTCGCCGAAACCCCCGAAGCGGTTCGCGCCCAGATCCTGATCGCCCGCGACTCCCACCGGGCGCTCTTTGGGGAAGGGCCCAGGGGATTCTGGCTCCCCGAATGCGCCTACGATCCGGGGATCGAAGCCTATCTCCGGGAAGCCGAGATCCGCTGGTTCGTCGTCGACACCCACGGCCTGCTCTTCGCCGACCCCCGCCCCCGGATGGGCTTCTATGCCCCGGTCTACACTCCCCATGGGCCGGCGGCCTTCGCCCGCGACGTCGATTCGAGCCGCGAGGTCTGGAGCGCCTCCGAAGGCTATCCCGGCGACTTCGACTATCGGGAGTTCTACCGGGACATCGGCTTCGAGCTCGACTATGACTACCTCCGTCCCTACCTTCTCCCGACTGGCGAGAGAAAGTTCCTCGGGATCAAGTACTACCGGATCACCGGGGCTACCCAGGACAAGGAACCCTACTCTCCCGAGGCCGCCCGGGCGAAGGCGGCCCTCCACGCCGAGGATTTCCTCGCCAAGCGTCGGCGCCAGGTTGCTTCCCTCCGGGAAGAGGGCCTCCCCCTTCCCCCGATCATACTCGCCCCCTACGACGCCGAGCTCTTCGGGCACTGGTGGTACGAGGGGCCCCAGTTCCTCGACTTCCTCTTCCGTGAGATCGCCTCCGATCCGGGTTCCCTCTCCCCGATCACCCCGAGCGAATACCTCGAGCGCCACCCGACCCAGCAGCTCGCCCAGCCCGCTTCCTCATCCTGGGGATGGCGTGGCCACTCGGAGGTCTGGCTCGACGGGGTCAACGACTGGATCTATCCCCACCTCCACGAAGGCGCCCGCCGGCTCGTCGTGCAGGCCAGGCGGCACAACAGCCACAGGAAGCCGCCCGAGCGGCTTCTCCGCCAAGCGGCCCGGGAGCTCCTGCTCGCCCAAGCGAGCGACTGGGCCTTCCTTCTGAAGACGGGGACCGCCTCGAGCTACGCCAAGCGCCGCACCGAAACCCACCTCTACCGGCTCGACCGGCTCTGTGGCCAGCTCGAGAACGGCTCCCGCGACTTGGACTTCCTCCGCGAATGCGAACGGCGGGACAACCTCTTCCCCGATCTCGACTGGCGCTACTTCGCCTGA
- a CDS encoding TIM-barrel domain-containing protein, whose translation MDAQTNLAYPADIDYTPVNDFTPNRGDWTSAGPVQNVTRNGDTFTLELAGGRRILLSFLSTTSFRLRFHPDPTATYGPQGSPAVVNLNLGPVSLTVTEDSPARLVVDTGSMRVQIDRQPYRLQVFRGAQLIAADPPTYNLVYIPGHFVIANFRQRPETALYFGLGEKAGAQLNKSLFTLTQFNFDNYTYSVGVTVPSGPGPLNPSEPLYVSIPFLLEVNPSPNKEFAGAPYAYGLFLDNSSQSYFNLGSNDYSNMDGKIYYGALFGELDTYFLLGDHAQDVLAQYTTLTGRSPMPPRYALGFHQGAYGYYDHNRLQAAADAYRQSGIPCDGLHIDVDFQDNYRTFTHSEIKFPNAPALLAKLHAQGFKCSTNITPFLTDNALDENGKTMVYAQRQAILNMGGLIYGTYVGQGPSRSLFIGGVNYGVNFNRFNPYQYPPLTPNQYGNMPLSSSGNYPDLGRADVRQVWGQQYAHLIREVGIDMIWQDMMCPALDSTKFAYNTFPLTLMVNDGVGYAPNGACHNAYALFLAQATWEGLRALRPDRRNFMIARGGFAGIQRYCALWTGDSASSWDFLAVNLPEVLNLGLSGVPISGCDIGGFAKGSASVGESSYGPGFVHGGVTNYELLTRWMHLGAFLPWYRNHYDGYNKQFQEPYNYGEPVPTHCRKYVELRYRMLQIHYDALYEWTQTGMPPARALFLNDPSDPEVYHHLGDQFFVGRDFLVAPILFPAQQQNPPVATRSVYLPNTAAWYAFKDNTAPLDAAVPAGTHIPDWVAGLDQVPIYIRAGAILPMLSLVEQYVGQLPQNPLEITVYPGPDRDYLMYLDDGFTTRAESNGEYRTTRISQRSQGGVRTIVVQRLIDAYTPAEPYLLVRVLYDPTTASLPASVTVNGGTLPQLTSVDQLANQPGDAFAQDPGTRSLVVKVMDDRASVTIAVGPHGSRDDWRGD comes from the coding sequence ATGGACGCCCAGACCAACCTCGCTTACCCTGCGGACATCGATTACACCCCGGTGAATGACTTCACGCCGAACCGCGGCGACTGGACTTCCGCCGGGCCCGTTCAGAACGTGACCCGGAACGGCGACACCTTCACGCTGGAACTCGCGGGAGGTCGCCGGATCCTGCTCTCCTTTCTGTCGACGACGAGCTTCCGCCTTCGCTTCCACCCGGATCCGACGGCCACCTACGGGCCGCAGGGCTCGCCCGCCGTGGTGAACCTCAATCTTGGGCCCGTGAGCCTGACCGTCACGGAAGACTCGCCGGCTCGCCTGGTCGTCGACACCGGGTCGATGCGCGTCCAGATCGACCGGCAGCCCTACCGTTTGCAGGTCTTCCGCGGTGCGCAACTGATTGCTGCCGACCCACCGACCTACAACCTGGTCTATATTCCGGGCCATTTTGTGATCGCCAACTTCCGGCAACGGCCGGAAACGGCCCTGTATTTTGGATTGGGCGAGAAGGCCGGTGCACAGCTGAACAAGAGCCTCTTTACGCTGACGCAGTTCAATTTCGACAACTACACCTACAGCGTGGGCGTCACCGTGCCGTCGGGCCCGGGGCCGCTCAATCCGTCGGAGCCGCTCTACGTGTCGATCCCTTTCCTTCTGGAAGTGAATCCCAGCCCGAACAAGGAATTTGCCGGCGCGCCCTATGCCTATGGGTTGTTCCTGGACAATAGCTCGCAATCCTACTTCAACCTAGGATCGAACGACTATTCAAACATGGATGGCAAGATCTATTATGGGGCGCTCTTCGGCGAGCTCGACACCTACTTTCTGCTCGGCGATCACGCACAGGATGTCCTGGCCCAATACACGACGCTGACCGGCCGCAGCCCGATGCCGCCGCGGTACGCACTAGGGTTTCACCAGGGAGCCTATGGCTATTACGATCACAACCGGCTGCAGGCCGCAGCGGATGCCTATCGCCAAAGCGGCATACCCTGCGACGGGCTGCATATCGACGTCGACTTCCAGGACAACTATCGGACCTTCACCCATAGCGAGATCAAATTTCCCAATGCTCCGGCCCTGCTCGCGAAGCTTCATGCGCAAGGCTTCAAGTGCTCGACCAACATCACGCCCTTCCTGACCGACAACGCGCTGGACGAGAACGGAAAGACCATGGTCTATGCGCAACGCCAGGCCATCCTCAACATGGGCGGCCTGATCTATGGGACCTATGTCGGGCAGGGACCCAGCCGCTCCCTCTTCATTGGTGGGGTGAATTACGGAGTGAACTTCAATCGCTTCAATCCCTACCAGTACCCGCCGCTGACTCCCAACCAGTACGGAAACATGCCTCTGTCGTCGTCGGGGAACTACCCCGATCTTGGCCGAGCGGACGTGCGGCAGGTTTGGGGCCAGCAATATGCCCATCTGATCCGGGAGGTCGGGATCGACATGATCTGGCAGGACATGATGTGCCCGGCGCTCGATTCGACGAAGTTTGCGTACAACACCTTCCCGCTGACGCTGATGGTCAATGACGGCGTGGGCTACGCGCCAAACGGCGCCTGCCACAACGCCTACGCGCTCTTCCTGGCCCAGGCGACCTGGGAGGGCCTGCGCGCGCTCCGCCCCGACCGGCGCAACTTCATGATCGCCCGCGGCGGTTTCGCTGGAATCCAGCGCTACTGCGCGCTCTGGACCGGGGACTCCGCGTCGAGCTGGGACTTCCTCGCGGTCAACCTTCCTGAGGTGCTCAACCTCGGGCTCTCCGGCGTGCCGATCTCGGGCTGCGACATCGGCGGGTTTGCGAAAGGCTCGGCCAGCGTCGGCGAATCGAGCTATGGCCCCGGCTTCGTCCACGGCGGCGTCACCAACTACGAGCTGCTGACGCGGTGGATGCACCTCGGCGCGTTCCTGCCCTGGTATCGCAATCACTACGACGGATACAACAAGCAGTTCCAGGAGCCCTACAACTACGGGGAGCCGGTCCCGACCCACTGCCGCAAATACGTGGAGCTGCGCTACCGGATGCTGCAGATCCATTACGATGCCCTGTACGAATGGACGCAGACCGGCATGCCGCCCGCGCGCGCCCTATTCCTGAACGACCCTTCGGATCCCGAGGTCTACCACCATCTCGGGGATCAGTTTTTCGTCGGACGCGACTTTCTGGTGGCCCCGATTCTCTTCCCGGCGCAGCAACAGAATCCCCCCGTCGCGACGCGCAGCGTCTACCTTCCCAACACGGCTGCCTGGTACGCATTCAAGGACAATACGGCGCCGCTCGACGCGGCGGTCCCTGCGGGCACCCACATCCCGGACTGGGTGGCGGGCCTCGACCAGGTGCCGATCTACATTCGCGCCGGCGCGATCCTGCCGATGCTCTCGCTGGTCGAGCAGTATGTCGGGCAGCTGCCGCAGAATCCCCTCGAGATCACCGTCTATCCCGGCCCCGATCGCGATTACCTGATGTACCTCGATGACGGGTTCACCACCCGTGCGGAGAGCAACGGGGAATACCGAACGACACGAATCAGCCAGAGGTCCCAGGGGGGAGTCCGGACGATCGTGGTGCAACGCCTGATCGATGCCTATACCCCTGCGGAGCCCTATCTCCTCGTGCGCGTCCTGTACGATCCCACTACCGCGAGCTTGCCCGCCTCGGTCACCGTGAACGGGGGCACGCTGCCGCAACTCACAAGCGTCGACCAGCTTGCCAACCAGCCAGGAGACGCGTTCGCTCAGGATCCCGGCACCCGCTCGCTCGTCGTCAAGGTCATGGACGACCGGGCCTCGGTTACGATCGCAGTCGGCCCACATGGATCCAGAGACGACTGGAGAGGTGATTGA